A stretch of Capricornis sumatraensis isolate serow.1 chromosome 10, serow.2, whole genome shotgun sequence DNA encodes these proteins:
- the TMEM43 gene encoding transmembrane protein 43 isoform X9, protein MFVGLTTFLVSFYLIFTNEGRALKTATSLAEGLSLVVSPSSIHSVAPENEGRLVHIIGALRTSKLLSDPNYGVHLPAVKLRRHVEMYQWVEREESREYTEDGQVKMERKYSYNTEWRSEVVNSRNFDREIGHKNPSAMAVESFTATAPFVQIGRFFLSAGLIDKVDNFKTLSLSKLEDPHVDIIRRGDYFYHSENPKYPEVGDLRVSFSYAGLSSDDPDLGPAHVVTVIARQRGDQLVPYTTKSGDTLLLLHHGDFSAEEVFRREQKSNSLKTWGLRAAGWVAMFMGLNLMTRILYTLVDWFPIFRDLVNIGLKAFAFCVATSLTLLTVAAGWLFYRPLWALGIAGLALVPIIVARTRVPAKKLE, encoded by the exons ATGTTTGTGGGGCTCACGACCTTCCTGGTCTCCTTCTACTTAATCTTCACCAATGAG GGCCGCGCGTTGAAGACGGCGACCTCGCTGGCCGAGGGGCTCTCGCTGGTAGTGTCTCCCAGCAGCATCCACAGCGTGGCTCCGGAGAATGAGGGGAGGCTGGTGCACATCATCGGGGCCCTGCGGACGTCCAAG CTCCTGTCTGATCCTAACTACGGGGTCCACCTCCCGGCCGTGAAGCTGCGGCGGCACGTGGAGATGTATCAGTGGGTGGAGAGAGAGGAGTCCAG GGAGTACACGGAGGACGGGCAGGTGAAGATGGAGAGGAAGTACTCCTACA ACACAGAATGGAGGTCGGAGGTTGTCAACAGCAGAAACTTTGACAGAGAGATTGGCCACAAAAACCCCAG CGCGATGGCCGTGGAGTCGTTCACCGCAACAGCCCCCTTCGTCCAGATCGGCAGGTTTTTCCTCTCGGCAG GGCTCATCGACAAAGTGGACAACTTCAAGACGCTGAGCCTGTCTAAGCTGGAGGACCCCCATGTGGACATCATTCGCCGGGGGGACTATTTCTACCACAGTGAAAACCCCAAGTACCCCGAG GTTGGGGATCTGCGCGTCTCCTTCTCCTACGCAGGGCTGAGCAGCGACGACCCCGACCTGGGCCCAGCTCACGTG GTCACCGTGATTGCCCGGCAGCGAGGCGACCAGCTGGTCCCCTACACCACCAAGTCGGGGGAcaccctgcttctcctgcaccacGGGGACTTCTCGGCAGAG GAGGTGTTTCGTCGGGAACAGAAGAGCAACTCGCTGAAGACGTGGGGCCTGCGGGCGGCCGGCTGGGTGGCCATGTTCATGGGCCTCAACCTCATGACACGGATCCTCTACACGCTGG TGGACTGGTTCCCCATCTTCCGAGACCTGGTCAACATCGGCCTGAAGGCCTTCGCCTTCTGCGTGGCCACCTCACTGACCTTGCTGACCGTGGCCGCCGGCTGGCTCTTCTACCGGCCCCTGTGGGCGCTCGGCATCGCTGGCCTGGCCCTGGTGCCCATCATCGTTGCTCGGACTCGGGTGCCGGCCAAGAAGCTGGAGTGA
- the TMEM43 gene encoding transmembrane protein 43 isoform X3 has translation MAANYSSTSNKKDHVRITNKSQPGFLERLSETSGGMFVGLTTFLVSFYLIFTNEGRALKTATSLAEGLSLVVSPSSIHSVAPENEGRLVHIIGALRTSKLLSDPNYGVHLPAVKLRRHVEMYQWVEREESREYTEDGQVKMERKYSYTDTEWRSEVVNSRNFDREIGHKNPSAMAVESFTATAPFVQIGRFFLSAGLIDKVDNFKTLSLSKLEDPHVDIIRRGDYFYHSENPKYPEVGDLRVSFSYAGLSSDDPDLGPAHVVTVIARQRGDQLVPYTTKSGDTLLLLHHGDFSAEEVFRREQKSNSLKTWGLRAAGWVAMFMGLNLMTRILYTLVDWFPIFRDLVNIGLKAFAFCVATSLTLLTVAAGWLFYRPLWALGIAGLALVPIIVARTRVPAKKLE, from the exons ATGGCCGCGAAC tATTCTAGTACGAGTAACAAGAAAGATCACGTCAGAATCACCAACAAGTCCCAGCCGGGCTTCTTGGAGCGGCTGAGCGAGACCTCGGGTGGGATGTTTGTGGGGCTCACGACCTTCCTGGTCTCCTTCTACTTAATCTTCACCAATGAG GGCCGCGCGTTGAAGACGGCGACCTCGCTGGCCGAGGGGCTCTCGCTGGTAGTGTCTCCCAGCAGCATCCACAGCGTGGCTCCGGAGAATGAGGGGAGGCTGGTGCACATCATCGGGGCCCTGCGGACGTCCAAG CTCCTGTCTGATCCTAACTACGGGGTCCACCTCCCGGCCGTGAAGCTGCGGCGGCACGTGGAGATGTATCAGTGGGTGGAGAGAGAGGAGTCCAG GGAGTACACGGAGGACGGGCAGGTGAAGATGGAGAGGAAGTACTCCTAC ACAGACACAGAATGGAGGTCGGAGGTTGTCAACAGCAGAAACTTTGACAGAGAGATTGGCCACAAAAACCCCAG CGCGATGGCCGTGGAGTCGTTCACCGCAACAGCCCCCTTCGTCCAGATCGGCAGGTTTTTCCTCTCGGCAG GGCTCATCGACAAAGTGGACAACTTCAAGACGCTGAGCCTGTCTAAGCTGGAGGACCCCCATGTGGACATCATTCGCCGGGGGGACTATTTCTACCACAGTGAAAACCCCAAGTACCCCGAG GTTGGGGATCTGCGCGTCTCCTTCTCCTACGCAGGGCTGAGCAGCGACGACCCCGACCTGGGCCCAGCTCACGTG GTCACCGTGATTGCCCGGCAGCGAGGCGACCAGCTGGTCCCCTACACCACCAAGTCGGGGGAcaccctgcttctcctgcaccacGGGGACTTCTCGGCAGAG GAGGTGTTTCGTCGGGAACAGAAGAGCAACTCGCTGAAGACGTGGGGCCTGCGGGCGGCCGGCTGGGTGGCCATGTTCATGGGCCTCAACCTCATGACACGGATCCTCTACACGCTGG TGGACTGGTTCCCCATCTTCCGAGACCTGGTCAACATCGGCCTGAAGGCCTTCGCCTTCTGCGTGGCCACCTCACTGACCTTGCTGACCGTGGCCGCCGGCTGGCTCTTCTACCGGCCCCTGTGGGCGCTCGGCATCGCTGGCCTGGCCCTGGTGCCCATCATCGTTGCTCGGACTCGGGTGCCGGCCAAGAAGCTGGAGTGA
- the TMEM43 gene encoding transmembrane protein 43 isoform X8 translates to MAANYSSTSNKKDHVRITNKSQPGFLERLSETSGGMFVGLTTFLVSFYLIFTNEGRALKTATSLAEGLSLVVSPSSIHSVAPENEGRLVHIIGALRTSKLLSDPNYGVHLPAVKLRRHVEMYQWVEREESREYTEDGQVKMERKYSYNTEWRSEVVNSRNFDREIGHKNPSAMAVESFTATAPFVQIGRFFLSAGLIDKVDNFKTLSLSKLEDPHVDIIRRGDYFYHSENPKYPEVTVIARQRGDQLVPYTTKSGDTLLLLHHGDFSAEEVFRREQKSNSLKTWGLRAAGWVAMFMGLNLMTRILYTLVDWFPIFRDLVNIGLKAFAFCVATSLTLLTVAAGWLFYRPLWALGIAGLALVPIIVARTRVPAKKLE, encoded by the exons ATGGCCGCGAAC tATTCTAGTACGAGTAACAAGAAAGATCACGTCAGAATCACCAACAAGTCCCAGCCGGGCTTCTTGGAGCGGCTGAGCGAGACCTCGGGTGGGATGTTTGTGGGGCTCACGACCTTCCTGGTCTCCTTCTACTTAATCTTCACCAATGAG GGCCGCGCGTTGAAGACGGCGACCTCGCTGGCCGAGGGGCTCTCGCTGGTAGTGTCTCCCAGCAGCATCCACAGCGTGGCTCCGGAGAATGAGGGGAGGCTGGTGCACATCATCGGGGCCCTGCGGACGTCCAAG CTCCTGTCTGATCCTAACTACGGGGTCCACCTCCCGGCCGTGAAGCTGCGGCGGCACGTGGAGATGTATCAGTGGGTGGAGAGAGAGGAGTCCAG GGAGTACACGGAGGACGGGCAGGTGAAGATGGAGAGGAAGTACTCCTACA ACACAGAATGGAGGTCGGAGGTTGTCAACAGCAGAAACTTTGACAGAGAGATTGGCCACAAAAACCCCAG CGCGATGGCCGTGGAGTCGTTCACCGCAACAGCCCCCTTCGTCCAGATCGGCAGGTTTTTCCTCTCGGCAG GGCTCATCGACAAAGTGGACAACTTCAAGACGCTGAGCCTGTCTAAGCTGGAGGACCCCCATGTGGACATCATTCGCCGGGGGGACTATTTCTACCACAGTGAAAACCCCAAGTACCCCGAG GTCACCGTGATTGCCCGGCAGCGAGGCGACCAGCTGGTCCCCTACACCACCAAGTCGGGGGAcaccctgcttctcctgcaccacGGGGACTTCTCGGCAGAG GAGGTGTTTCGTCGGGAACAGAAGAGCAACTCGCTGAAGACGTGGGGCCTGCGGGCGGCCGGCTGGGTGGCCATGTTCATGGGCCTCAACCTCATGACACGGATCCTCTACACGCTGG TGGACTGGTTCCCCATCTTCCGAGACCTGGTCAACATCGGCCTGAAGGCCTTCGCCTTCTGCGTGGCCACCTCACTGACCTTGCTGACCGTGGCCGCCGGCTGGCTCTTCTACCGGCCCCTGTGGGCGCTCGGCATCGCTGGCCTGGCCCTGGTGCCCATCATCGTTGCTCGGACTCGGGTGCCGGCCAAGAAGCTGGAGTGA
- the TMEM43 gene encoding transmembrane protein 43 isoform X7, with amino-acid sequence MAANYSSTSNKKDHVRITNKSQPGFLERLSETSGGMFVGLTTFLVSFYLIFTNEGRALKTATSLAEGLSLVVSPSSIHSVAPENEGRLVHIIGALRTSKLLSDPNYGVHLPAVKLRRHVEMYQWVEREESREYTEDGQVKMERKYSYNTEWRSEVVNSRNFDREIGHKNPSAMAVESFTATAPFVQIGRFFLSAGLIDKVDNFKTLSLSKLEDPHVDIIRRGDYFYHSENPKYPEVGDLRVSFSYAGLSSDDPDLGPAHVTVIARQRGDQLVPYTTKSGDTLLLLHHGDFSAEVFRREQKSNSLKTWGLRAAGWVAMFMGLNLMTRILYTLVDWFPIFRDLVNIGLKAFAFCVATSLTLLTVAAGWLFYRPLWALGIAGLALVPIIVARTRVPAKKLE; translated from the exons ATGGCCGCGAAC tATTCTAGTACGAGTAACAAGAAAGATCACGTCAGAATCACCAACAAGTCCCAGCCGGGCTTCTTGGAGCGGCTGAGCGAGACCTCGGGTGGGATGTTTGTGGGGCTCACGACCTTCCTGGTCTCCTTCTACTTAATCTTCACCAATGAG GGCCGCGCGTTGAAGACGGCGACCTCGCTGGCCGAGGGGCTCTCGCTGGTAGTGTCTCCCAGCAGCATCCACAGCGTGGCTCCGGAGAATGAGGGGAGGCTGGTGCACATCATCGGGGCCCTGCGGACGTCCAAG CTCCTGTCTGATCCTAACTACGGGGTCCACCTCCCGGCCGTGAAGCTGCGGCGGCACGTGGAGATGTATCAGTGGGTGGAGAGAGAGGAGTCCAG GGAGTACACGGAGGACGGGCAGGTGAAGATGGAGAGGAAGTACTCCTACA ACACAGAATGGAGGTCGGAGGTTGTCAACAGCAGAAACTTTGACAGAGAGATTGGCCACAAAAACCCCAG CGCGATGGCCGTGGAGTCGTTCACCGCAACAGCCCCCTTCGTCCAGATCGGCAGGTTTTTCCTCTCGGCAG GGCTCATCGACAAAGTGGACAACTTCAAGACGCTGAGCCTGTCTAAGCTGGAGGACCCCCATGTGGACATCATTCGCCGGGGGGACTATTTCTACCACAGTGAAAACCCCAAGTACCCCGAG GTTGGGGATCTGCGCGTCTCCTTCTCCTACGCAGGGCTGAGCAGCGACGACCCCGACCTGGGCCCAGCTCAC GTCACCGTGATTGCCCGGCAGCGAGGCGACCAGCTGGTCCCCTACACCACCAAGTCGGGGGAcaccctgcttctcctgcaccacGGGGACTTCTCGGCAGAG GTGTTTCGTCGGGAACAGAAGAGCAACTCGCTGAAGACGTGGGGCCTGCGGGCGGCCGGCTGGGTGGCCATGTTCATGGGCCTCAACCTCATGACACGGATCCTCTACACGCTGG TGGACTGGTTCCCCATCTTCCGAGACCTGGTCAACATCGGCCTGAAGGCCTTCGCCTTCTGCGTGGCCACCTCACTGACCTTGCTGACCGTGGCCGCCGGCTGGCTCTTCTACCGGCCCCTGTGGGCGCTCGGCATCGCTGGCCTGGCCCTGGTGCCCATCATCGTTGCTCGGACTCGGGTGCCGGCCAAGAAGCTGGAGTGA
- the TMEM43 gene encoding transmembrane protein 43 isoform X5: MAANYSSTSNKKDHVRITNKSQPGFLERLSETSGGMFVGLTTFLVSFYLIFTNEGRALKTATSLAEGLSLVVSPSSIHSVAPENEGRLVHIIGALRTSKLLSDPNYGVHLPAVKLRRHVEMYQWVEREESREYTEDGQVKMERKYSYNTEWRSEVVNSRNFDREIGHKNPSAMAVESFTATAPFVQIGRFFLSAGLIDKVDNFKTLSLSKLEDPHVDIIRRGDYFYHSENPKYPEVGDLRVSFSYAGLSSDDPDLGPAHVTVIARQRGDQLVPYTTKSGDTLLLLHHGDFSAEEVFRREQKSNSLKTWGLRAAGWVAMFMGLNLMTRILYTLVDWFPIFRDLVNIGLKAFAFCVATSLTLLTVAAGWLFYRPLWALGIAGLALVPIIVARTRVPAKKLE; the protein is encoded by the exons ATGGCCGCGAAC tATTCTAGTACGAGTAACAAGAAAGATCACGTCAGAATCACCAACAAGTCCCAGCCGGGCTTCTTGGAGCGGCTGAGCGAGACCTCGGGTGGGATGTTTGTGGGGCTCACGACCTTCCTGGTCTCCTTCTACTTAATCTTCACCAATGAG GGCCGCGCGTTGAAGACGGCGACCTCGCTGGCCGAGGGGCTCTCGCTGGTAGTGTCTCCCAGCAGCATCCACAGCGTGGCTCCGGAGAATGAGGGGAGGCTGGTGCACATCATCGGGGCCCTGCGGACGTCCAAG CTCCTGTCTGATCCTAACTACGGGGTCCACCTCCCGGCCGTGAAGCTGCGGCGGCACGTGGAGATGTATCAGTGGGTGGAGAGAGAGGAGTCCAG GGAGTACACGGAGGACGGGCAGGTGAAGATGGAGAGGAAGTACTCCTACA ACACAGAATGGAGGTCGGAGGTTGTCAACAGCAGAAACTTTGACAGAGAGATTGGCCACAAAAACCCCAG CGCGATGGCCGTGGAGTCGTTCACCGCAACAGCCCCCTTCGTCCAGATCGGCAGGTTTTTCCTCTCGGCAG GGCTCATCGACAAAGTGGACAACTTCAAGACGCTGAGCCTGTCTAAGCTGGAGGACCCCCATGTGGACATCATTCGCCGGGGGGACTATTTCTACCACAGTGAAAACCCCAAGTACCCCGAG GTTGGGGATCTGCGCGTCTCCTTCTCCTACGCAGGGCTGAGCAGCGACGACCCCGACCTGGGCCCAGCTCAC GTCACCGTGATTGCCCGGCAGCGAGGCGACCAGCTGGTCCCCTACACCACCAAGTCGGGGGAcaccctgcttctcctgcaccacGGGGACTTCTCGGCAGAG GAGGTGTTTCGTCGGGAACAGAAGAGCAACTCGCTGAAGACGTGGGGCCTGCGGGCGGCCGGCTGGGTGGCCATGTTCATGGGCCTCAACCTCATGACACGGATCCTCTACACGCTGG TGGACTGGTTCCCCATCTTCCGAGACCTGGTCAACATCGGCCTGAAGGCCTTCGCCTTCTGCGTGGCCACCTCACTGACCTTGCTGACCGTGGCCGCCGGCTGGCTCTTCTACCGGCCCCTGTGGGCGCTCGGCATCGCTGGCCTGGCCCTGGTGCCCATCATCGTTGCTCGGACTCGGGTGCCGGCCAAGAAGCTGGAGTGA
- the TMEM43 gene encoding transmembrane protein 43 isoform X2 produces the protein MAANYSSTSNKKDHVRITNKSQPGFLERLSETSGGMFVGLTTFLVSFYLIFTNEGRALKTATSLAEGLSLVVSPSSIHSVAPENEGRLVHIIGALRTSKLLSDPNYGVHLPAVKLRRHVEMYQWVEREESREYTEDGQVKMERKYSYNTEWRSEVVNSRNFDREIGHKNPSAMAVESFTATAPFVQIGRFFLSAGLIDKVDNFKTLSLSKLEDPHVDIIRRGDYFYHSENPKYPEVGDLRVSFSYAGLSSDDPDLGPAHVVTVIARQRGDQLVPYTTKSGDTLLLLHHGDFSAEEVFRREQKSNSLKTWGLRAAGWVAMFMGLNLMTRILYTLVDWFPIFRDLVNIGLKAFAFCVATSLTLLTVAAGWLFYRPLWALGIAGLALVPIIVARTRVPAKKLE, from the exons ATGGCCGCGAAC tATTCTAGTACGAGTAACAAGAAAGATCACGTCAGAATCACCAACAAGTCCCAGCCGGGCTTCTTGGAGCGGCTGAGCGAGACCTCGGGTGGGATGTTTGTGGGGCTCACGACCTTCCTGGTCTCCTTCTACTTAATCTTCACCAATGAG GGCCGCGCGTTGAAGACGGCGACCTCGCTGGCCGAGGGGCTCTCGCTGGTAGTGTCTCCCAGCAGCATCCACAGCGTGGCTCCGGAGAATGAGGGGAGGCTGGTGCACATCATCGGGGCCCTGCGGACGTCCAAG CTCCTGTCTGATCCTAACTACGGGGTCCACCTCCCGGCCGTGAAGCTGCGGCGGCACGTGGAGATGTATCAGTGGGTGGAGAGAGAGGAGTCCAG GGAGTACACGGAGGACGGGCAGGTGAAGATGGAGAGGAAGTACTCCTACA ACACAGAATGGAGGTCGGAGGTTGTCAACAGCAGAAACTTTGACAGAGAGATTGGCCACAAAAACCCCAG CGCGATGGCCGTGGAGTCGTTCACCGCAACAGCCCCCTTCGTCCAGATCGGCAGGTTTTTCCTCTCGGCAG GGCTCATCGACAAAGTGGACAACTTCAAGACGCTGAGCCTGTCTAAGCTGGAGGACCCCCATGTGGACATCATTCGCCGGGGGGACTATTTCTACCACAGTGAAAACCCCAAGTACCCCGAG GTTGGGGATCTGCGCGTCTCCTTCTCCTACGCAGGGCTGAGCAGCGACGACCCCGACCTGGGCCCAGCTCACGTG GTCACCGTGATTGCCCGGCAGCGAGGCGACCAGCTGGTCCCCTACACCACCAAGTCGGGGGAcaccctgcttctcctgcaccacGGGGACTTCTCGGCAGAG GAGGTGTTTCGTCGGGAACAGAAGAGCAACTCGCTGAAGACGTGGGGCCTGCGGGCGGCCGGCTGGGTGGCCATGTTCATGGGCCTCAACCTCATGACACGGATCCTCTACACGCTGG TGGACTGGTTCCCCATCTTCCGAGACCTGGTCAACATCGGCCTGAAGGCCTTCGCCTTCTGCGTGGCCACCTCACTGACCTTGCTGACCGTGGCCGCCGGCTGGCTCTTCTACCGGCCCCTGTGGGCGCTCGGCATCGCTGGCCTGGCCCTGGTGCCCATCATCGTTGCTCGGACTCGGGTGCCGGCCAAGAAGCTGGAGTGA
- the TMEM43 gene encoding transmembrane protein 43 isoform X1, giving the protein MRWLDGVTDSMDYSSTSNKKDHVRITNKSQPGFLERLSETSGGMFVGLTTFLVSFYLIFTNEGRALKTATSLAEGLSLVVSPSSIHSVAPENEGRLVHIIGALRTSKLLSDPNYGVHLPAVKLRRHVEMYQWVEREESREYTEDGQVKMERKYSYNTEWRSEVVNSRNFDREIGHKNPSAMAVESFTATAPFVQIGRFFLSAGLIDKVDNFKTLSLSKLEDPHVDIIRRGDYFYHSENPKYPEVGDLRVSFSYAGLSSDDPDLGPAHVVTVIARQRGDQLVPYTTKSGDTLLLLHHGDFSAEEVFRREQKSNSLKTWGLRAAGWVAMFMGLNLMTRILYTLVDWFPIFRDLVNIGLKAFAFCVATSLTLLTVAAGWLFYRPLWALGIAGLALVPIIVARTRVPAKKLE; this is encoded by the exons atgagatggctggatggcgtcactgactcaatggac tATTCTAGTACGAGTAACAAGAAAGATCACGTCAGAATCACCAACAAGTCCCAGCCGGGCTTCTTGGAGCGGCTGAGCGAGACCTCGGGTGGGATGTTTGTGGGGCTCACGACCTTCCTGGTCTCCTTCTACTTAATCTTCACCAATGAG GGCCGCGCGTTGAAGACGGCGACCTCGCTGGCCGAGGGGCTCTCGCTGGTAGTGTCTCCCAGCAGCATCCACAGCGTGGCTCCGGAGAATGAGGGGAGGCTGGTGCACATCATCGGGGCCCTGCGGACGTCCAAG CTCCTGTCTGATCCTAACTACGGGGTCCACCTCCCGGCCGTGAAGCTGCGGCGGCACGTGGAGATGTATCAGTGGGTGGAGAGAGAGGAGTCCAG GGAGTACACGGAGGACGGGCAGGTGAAGATGGAGAGGAAGTACTCCTACA ACACAGAATGGAGGTCGGAGGTTGTCAACAGCAGAAACTTTGACAGAGAGATTGGCCACAAAAACCCCAG CGCGATGGCCGTGGAGTCGTTCACCGCAACAGCCCCCTTCGTCCAGATCGGCAGGTTTTTCCTCTCGGCAG GGCTCATCGACAAAGTGGACAACTTCAAGACGCTGAGCCTGTCTAAGCTGGAGGACCCCCATGTGGACATCATTCGCCGGGGGGACTATTTCTACCACAGTGAAAACCCCAAGTACCCCGAG GTTGGGGATCTGCGCGTCTCCTTCTCCTACGCAGGGCTGAGCAGCGACGACCCCGACCTGGGCCCAGCTCACGTG GTCACCGTGATTGCCCGGCAGCGAGGCGACCAGCTGGTCCCCTACACCACCAAGTCGGGGGAcaccctgcttctcctgcaccacGGGGACTTCTCGGCAGAG GAGGTGTTTCGTCGGGAACAGAAGAGCAACTCGCTGAAGACGTGGGGCCTGCGGGCGGCCGGCTGGGTGGCCATGTTCATGGGCCTCAACCTCATGACACGGATCCTCTACACGCTGG TGGACTGGTTCCCCATCTTCCGAGACCTGGTCAACATCGGCCTGAAGGCCTTCGCCTTCTGCGTGGCCACCTCACTGACCTTGCTGACCGTGGCCGCCGGCTGGCTCTTCTACCGGCCCCTGTGGGCGCTCGGCATCGCTGGCCTGGCCCTGGTGCCCATCATCGTTGCTCGGACTCGGGTGCCGGCCAAGAAGCTGGAGTGA
- the TMEM43 gene encoding transmembrane protein 43 isoform X4, translating into MAANYSSTSNKKDHVRITNKSQPGFLERLSETSGGMFVGLTTFLVSFYLIFTNEGRALKTATSLAEGLSLVVSPSSIHSVAPENEGRLVHIIGALRTSKLLSDPNYGVHLPAVKLRRHVEMYQWVEREESREYTEDGQVKMERKYSYNTEWRSEVVNSRNFDREIGHKNPSAMAVESFTATAPFVQIGRFFLSAGLIDKVDNFKTLSLSKLEDPHVDIIRRGDYFYHSENPKYPEVGDLRVSFSYAGLSSDDPDLGPAHVVTVIARQRGDQLVPYTTKSGDTLLLLHHGDFSAEVFRREQKSNSLKTWGLRAAGWVAMFMGLNLMTRILYTLVDWFPIFRDLVNIGLKAFAFCVATSLTLLTVAAGWLFYRPLWALGIAGLALVPIIVARTRVPAKKLE; encoded by the exons ATGGCCGCGAAC tATTCTAGTACGAGTAACAAGAAAGATCACGTCAGAATCACCAACAAGTCCCAGCCGGGCTTCTTGGAGCGGCTGAGCGAGACCTCGGGTGGGATGTTTGTGGGGCTCACGACCTTCCTGGTCTCCTTCTACTTAATCTTCACCAATGAG GGCCGCGCGTTGAAGACGGCGACCTCGCTGGCCGAGGGGCTCTCGCTGGTAGTGTCTCCCAGCAGCATCCACAGCGTGGCTCCGGAGAATGAGGGGAGGCTGGTGCACATCATCGGGGCCCTGCGGACGTCCAAG CTCCTGTCTGATCCTAACTACGGGGTCCACCTCCCGGCCGTGAAGCTGCGGCGGCACGTGGAGATGTATCAGTGGGTGGAGAGAGAGGAGTCCAG GGAGTACACGGAGGACGGGCAGGTGAAGATGGAGAGGAAGTACTCCTACA ACACAGAATGGAGGTCGGAGGTTGTCAACAGCAGAAACTTTGACAGAGAGATTGGCCACAAAAACCCCAG CGCGATGGCCGTGGAGTCGTTCACCGCAACAGCCCCCTTCGTCCAGATCGGCAGGTTTTTCCTCTCGGCAG GGCTCATCGACAAAGTGGACAACTTCAAGACGCTGAGCCTGTCTAAGCTGGAGGACCCCCATGTGGACATCATTCGCCGGGGGGACTATTTCTACCACAGTGAAAACCCCAAGTACCCCGAG GTTGGGGATCTGCGCGTCTCCTTCTCCTACGCAGGGCTGAGCAGCGACGACCCCGACCTGGGCCCAGCTCACGTG GTCACCGTGATTGCCCGGCAGCGAGGCGACCAGCTGGTCCCCTACACCACCAAGTCGGGGGAcaccctgcttctcctgcaccacGGGGACTTCTCGGCAGAG GTGTTTCGTCGGGAACAGAAGAGCAACTCGCTGAAGACGTGGGGCCTGCGGGCGGCCGGCTGGGTGGCCATGTTCATGGGCCTCAACCTCATGACACGGATCCTCTACACGCTGG TGGACTGGTTCCCCATCTTCCGAGACCTGGTCAACATCGGCCTGAAGGCCTTCGCCTTCTGCGTGGCCACCTCACTGACCTTGCTGACCGTGGCCGCCGGCTGGCTCTTCTACCGGCCCCTGTGGGCGCTCGGCATCGCTGGCCTGGCCCTGGTGCCCATCATCGTTGCTCGGACTCGGGTGCCGGCCAAGAAGCTGGAGTGA
- the TMEM43 gene encoding transmembrane protein 43 isoform X6: MAANYSSTSNKKDHVRITNKSQPGFLERLSETSGGMFVGLTTFLVSFYLIFTNETATSLAEGLSLVVSPSSIHSVAPENEGRLVHIIGALRTSKLLSDPNYGVHLPAVKLRRHVEMYQWVEREESREYTEDGQVKMERKYSYNTEWRSEVVNSRNFDREIGHKNPSAMAVESFTATAPFVQIGRFFLSAGLIDKVDNFKTLSLSKLEDPHVDIIRRGDYFYHSENPKYPEVGDLRVSFSYAGLSSDDPDLGPAHVVTVIARQRGDQLVPYTTKSGDTLLLLHHGDFSAEEVFRREQKSNSLKTWGLRAAGWVAMFMGLNLMTRILYTLVDWFPIFRDLVNIGLKAFAFCVATSLTLLTVAAGWLFYRPLWALGIAGLALVPIIVARTRVPAKKLE, translated from the exons ATGGCCGCGAAC tATTCTAGTACGAGTAACAAGAAAGATCACGTCAGAATCACCAACAAGTCCCAGCCGGGCTTCTTGGAGCGGCTGAGCGAGACCTCGGGTGGGATGTTTGTGGGGCTCACGACCTTCCTGGTCTCCTTCTACTTAATCTTCACCAATGAG ACGGCGACCTCGCTGGCCGAGGGGCTCTCGCTGGTAGTGTCTCCCAGCAGCATCCACAGCGTGGCTCCGGAGAATGAGGGGAGGCTGGTGCACATCATCGGGGCCCTGCGGACGTCCAAG CTCCTGTCTGATCCTAACTACGGGGTCCACCTCCCGGCCGTGAAGCTGCGGCGGCACGTGGAGATGTATCAGTGGGTGGAGAGAGAGGAGTCCAG GGAGTACACGGAGGACGGGCAGGTGAAGATGGAGAGGAAGTACTCCTACA ACACAGAATGGAGGTCGGAGGTTGTCAACAGCAGAAACTTTGACAGAGAGATTGGCCACAAAAACCCCAG CGCGATGGCCGTGGAGTCGTTCACCGCAACAGCCCCCTTCGTCCAGATCGGCAGGTTTTTCCTCTCGGCAG GGCTCATCGACAAAGTGGACAACTTCAAGACGCTGAGCCTGTCTAAGCTGGAGGACCCCCATGTGGACATCATTCGCCGGGGGGACTATTTCTACCACAGTGAAAACCCCAAGTACCCCGAG GTTGGGGATCTGCGCGTCTCCTTCTCCTACGCAGGGCTGAGCAGCGACGACCCCGACCTGGGCCCAGCTCACGTG GTCACCGTGATTGCCCGGCAGCGAGGCGACCAGCTGGTCCCCTACACCACCAAGTCGGGGGAcaccctgcttctcctgcaccacGGGGACTTCTCGGCAGAG GAGGTGTTTCGTCGGGAACAGAAGAGCAACTCGCTGAAGACGTGGGGCCTGCGGGCGGCCGGCTGGGTGGCCATGTTCATGGGCCTCAACCTCATGACACGGATCCTCTACACGCTGG TGGACTGGTTCCCCATCTTCCGAGACCTGGTCAACATCGGCCTGAAGGCCTTCGCCTTCTGCGTGGCCACCTCACTGACCTTGCTGACCGTGGCCGCCGGCTGGCTCTTCTACCGGCCCCTGTGGGCGCTCGGCATCGCTGGCCTGGCCCTGGTGCCCATCATCGTTGCTCGGACTCGGGTGCCGGCCAAGAAGCTGGAGTGA